A stretch of the Rhizomicrobium sp. genome encodes the following:
- a CDS encoding helix-turn-helix domain-containing protein — MSCHEQIGLRHGRCLIAAPARQPGRISLPGRGHLWPADTEKSDGAPPTLIARPSREAGFSVTRMTNEAQAPGTLVTSPRVDSFGLTVFLADYPAFDLSVDGKAIRAAPARVGEFHLHDLNAGIFADLHQPLDVLFFHIPRQVLNTVSEECSLPRLDGSPMIPGLGVPDAVVQDLGASLLPSLRRMHGAHRLFMDHIGTALLVHLARTYGNARTRPRESESELAPSQLRRADEMMVARLDGDITLEELASECDMPRRDFARAFKKITGRPPHRWLLKRRVERARDMLLNTDLGLAEIAVASGFADRRHFVRIFARATGTAPADWRHHCRPSRKDHPRPGV; from the coding sequence GTGTCCTGCCACGAGCAGATTGGCCTGCGACATGGACGATGCCTGATTGCGGCGCCGGCGCGCCAGCCTGGGAGAATCTCTTTGCCAGGACGCGGACATCTGTGGCCTGCCGATACGGAAAAGAGCGACGGGGCACCCCCGACGCTGATCGCCCGCCCGTCGCGCGAAGCCGGGTTTTCGGTGACGCGAATGACGAACGAAGCCCAGGCGCCGGGCACGCTTGTGACCTCGCCCCGCGTCGACAGTTTCGGCTTGACCGTCTTTCTGGCGGACTACCCGGCCTTCGACCTGTCCGTCGACGGAAAAGCCATCCGCGCCGCGCCGGCACGGGTGGGAGAGTTCCACCTTCACGATCTCAACGCTGGAATCTTCGCCGATCTCCATCAGCCGCTCGACGTGCTGTTTTTCCATATTCCACGACAGGTCCTGAACACCGTATCCGAGGAATGCAGCCTGCCGCGCCTCGATGGATCGCCTATGATACCCGGTCTCGGCGTGCCGGACGCCGTCGTGCAGGACCTCGGCGCCAGCCTGCTGCCGTCGCTGCGGCGTATGCATGGCGCCCATCGCCTGTTCATGGACCATATCGGCACGGCGTTGCTCGTCCATCTGGCGCGGACCTATGGCAACGCCCGCACAAGACCGAGGGAATCGGAGAGCGAGTTGGCTCCCAGCCAGCTACGGCGCGCCGACGAGATGATGGTCGCGCGGCTGGACGGCGATATCACCCTGGAGGAATTGGCGAGCGAATGCGACATGCCGCGGCGGGACTTCGCGCGCGCGTTCAAAAAGATCACGGGTCGGCCGCCGCATCGATGGCTGCTCAAGCGCCGTGTCGAGCGGGCCCGCGACATGCTTCTCAACACCGACCTGGGGCTCGCCGAAATCGCCGTCGCGTCGGGGTTTGCCGATCGTAGACACTTCGTCCGCATTTTCGCGCGGGCAACAGGCACCGCACCGGCCGATTGGAGGCATCATTGTCGACCGTCGCGAAAGGACCATCCGCGGCCGGGCGTGTGA
- a CDS encoding carbohydrate porin: protein MTKKHACAAEAKMRDRTFRMMLGTTVLVAAALVAHGARAEEGLASLHQVEAAPAKLSIADAAPALLPFFNNGPVFGTPGTVTGDFWRQTQVTGDWGGARSRLVDEGLFIDLYSTSTYQDVTSGGLSTGDSFVQNTQLSINLDTGRAGLWSGGLIHVTVQSRYGADTTRSFNAGSAFPQYTGLVEPGPLETNRTYPSEYFLLQALSPKFFLVLGRISDVFIPDETLMGNSYKYYFANFNFNKNPMTVNFYHPTANAALAAWLPAPWLTLAGGVLDPNTDSSNFSSKAFDRVNLYGLAIVSYAIDGLPGQFGPAFNWSNQLQNDYRDPYGPITPGQATQAIGNLLGVAPSTGLPVNYQNRSWFFIGNFSQYLYVTDTPEQVAADLKSGEVIDGVGVVGRFGFAPERTNTVARDASIGLFAHGIVPTRNYDSFGVGYYYDEISSDLKADVGRLSGGLAGLKNEQGVEVFYDFALTPAIRVIPGYQHIWNPLTAKVALDQKSAELFDLRLTLAL, encoded by the coding sequence ATGACGAAGAAGCACGCGTGCGCGGCCGAGGCCAAAATGCGCGACAGGACGTTCCGGATGATGCTCGGCACGACCGTCCTTGTGGCTGCCGCCCTCGTCGCCCACGGCGCCAGAGCGGAGGAGGGTCTCGCCAGCCTGCACCAGGTCGAAGCGGCGCCGGCGAAGCTTTCGATCGCCGACGCGGCGCCGGCGCTGCTGCCGTTCTTCAACAATGGGCCCGTGTTCGGCACGCCGGGTACGGTGACCGGCGATTTCTGGCGGCAGACCCAAGTGACGGGCGATTGGGGCGGCGCGCGCTCGCGGCTCGTCGATGAGGGCCTGTTCATCGACCTCTATTCCACCAGCACCTATCAGGACGTCACGAGCGGCGGTTTGTCGACCGGAGACTCCTTCGTCCAGAACACCCAGCTGTCGATCAATCTCGACACCGGCCGGGCGGGGCTGTGGTCGGGCGGCCTGATCCACGTCACGGTGCAATCGCGCTACGGCGCCGACACAACGCGTAGCTTCAACGCCGGCAGTGCCTTTCCACAATATACGGGCCTGGTCGAGCCCGGCCCGCTCGAAACCAACCGCACCTATCCGTCGGAATATTTCCTGCTGCAGGCGCTCAGCCCGAAATTCTTTCTCGTGCTGGGGCGTATCAGCGACGTCTTCATCCCCGACGAGACGCTGATGGGCAACAGCTACAAGTACTACTTCGCGAATTTCAACTTCAACAAGAACCCGATGACGGTCAATTTCTATCACCCGACCGCCAATGCGGCATTGGCCGCCTGGCTGCCGGCGCCCTGGCTCACGCTGGCCGGCGGCGTGCTGGATCCCAATACGGATTCCAGCAATTTCTCCTCAAAAGCGTTCGATCGCGTGAACCTCTACGGCCTGGCCATCGTCTCCTACGCGATCGACGGCCTGCCCGGTCAATTCGGACCGGCGTTCAACTGGTCCAACCAGCTGCAGAACGACTACCGCGATCCATACGGACCGATCACGCCGGGACAGGCCACGCAGGCCATCGGCAATCTCCTCGGCGTCGCGCCCTCGACAGGACTGCCGGTCAACTACCAGAACCGGAGCTGGTTCTTCATCGGGAATTTTTCGCAGTATCTCTACGTCACCGACACGCCCGAGCAGGTCGCTGCCGATCTCAAATCGGGCGAAGTGATCGACGGCGTCGGTGTCGTCGGACGCTTCGGTTTCGCGCCGGAACGGACCAACACCGTCGCGCGCGACGCGAGCATCGGGCTGTTCGCGCACGGCATCGTCCCGACGCGCAACTACGACAGCTTCGGCGTCGGCTACTATTACGACGAGATCAGCAGCGATTTGAAGGCGGATGTCGGGCGGCTCAGCGGCGGGCTTGCCGGTCTGAAGAACGAGCAGGGCGTTGAAGTCTTCTACGATTTCGCATTGACGCCGGCGATCCGCGTGATCCCCGGCTATCAACACATATGGAATCCGCTCACGGCGAAGGTCGCGCTCGATCAGAAGTCGGCCGAGCTCTTCGACCTTCGGCTGACCCTGGCGCTTTAG
- a CDS encoding prolyl oligopeptidase family serine peptidase — MMFNARTYLLGAALSLATAFAAAAHPAQFTIEQVMEAPYPSDLTVAPSGRAVAWVFDTKGVRNVWIADPASPTGRAHAITSFAQDGVDIGEIAWSPDRKWIAFTRAETLEDPSPANVNNSPDGPSGRDVWIVPVAGGTARKIAGGHAPSFAPDGGRVIFADRTTILAAPVDGKAPPQPLVVDKWSLSSVTWSPDGRRFAFSSHRGSHTLIGVYDTVAKTIAWMSPSLDHDASAAFSPDGSQLAFIRVPSEKSLEFVSRRVGQPWSIWVADTVTGAGRRIFLADAGVGSAFRPTLSTQNLLWTADNRLVFPWEKTGWVQLYSVGARGGDVRPLTSGAFEVAHMGFGSDRRHLLVSSNQDDIDGIHVWSFDVQSGAAARLAADAAIEDYPELAADGTAFALRSEATVPLRPVVLSDGRWQPLAPDAVGASFPSAQLVTPQAVVFTAKDGQQAHAQLFVPKDGAASHPAILFFHGGPQRQIYLGFHPMGAYNWTYAMNQYLASEGYIVLSVNYRGGIGYGLNYREPKDFGPDGGSELNDLLGAVTYLKSRTDVDARRIGIYGASYGGLMTALGLARDSKEIAAGVDYAGLYDWAAFLSAIGAPVDAGAATQKAVASSPVATIDQWHSPVLIVQADDDRNVPSEEASHLIEDLRSHNIAHDEIMIPNEIHDLARYGSWIALFRATDAYFQEHLSN, encoded by the coding sequence ATGATGTTCAATGCCAGGACCTATCTTCTCGGCGCGGCGCTGAGCCTCGCGACCGCTTTCGCCGCCGCCGCCCATCCGGCGCAATTCACGATCGAGCAGGTGATGGAGGCCCCTTATCCGTCCGATCTGACGGTGGCCCCGAGCGGCCGCGCCGTTGCCTGGGTGTTCGACACCAAGGGCGTCCGCAATGTCTGGATCGCCGATCCCGCAAGCCCGACCGGCCGCGCGCACGCGATCACGAGCTTCGCGCAGGATGGCGTCGATATCGGCGAGATCGCGTGGTCGCCCGACCGCAAATGGATCGCCTTCACGCGCGCCGAAACGCTGGAGGATCCGTCGCCGGCAAACGTCAACAATTCGCCCGACGGCCCGTCGGGTCGCGACGTTTGGATCGTACCGGTGGCCGGCGGCACCGCCCGCAAGATCGCCGGCGGCCACGCGCCCAGCTTCGCGCCCGATGGCGGCCGCGTGATCTTTGCCGACCGGACCACGATCCTGGCCGCGCCGGTCGACGGCAAGGCGCCGCCCCAGCCGCTGGTCGTCGACAAGTGGAGTTTGTCGTCCGTGACATGGTCGCCGGACGGGAGGCGATTTGCCTTCTCGAGCCATCGCGGCAGCCATACCCTCATCGGCGTCTACGATACCGTCGCCAAGACGATCGCCTGGATGAGTCCCAGCCTCGATCACGACGCATCGGCGGCGTTCTCGCCGGATGGATCGCAACTCGCCTTCATTCGCGTTCCGTCCGAGAAGAGTCTCGAATTCGTGAGCCGGCGCGTCGGCCAGCCCTGGTCGATCTGGGTCGCGGACACGGTGACCGGCGCCGGCCGTCGCATTTTCCTCGCCGACGCGGGCGTGGGAAGCGCGTTTCGCCCGACCCTCTCCACGCAAAACCTTTTGTGGACGGCGGACAATCGGCTCGTCTTTCCCTGGGAGAAGACCGGCTGGGTGCAGCTCTATTCGGTCGGTGCGCGGGGCGGCGACGTCCGGCCGCTCACATCCGGCGCGTTCGAAGTCGCGCATATGGGGTTCGGCTCCGACCGGCGGCACCTCCTCGTATCCTCCAACCAGGACGACATCGACGGAATCCATGTCTGGTCCTTCGATGTGCAGAGCGGTGCGGCGGCGCGACTGGCGGCCGATGCTGCGATCGAGGACTATCCTGAGCTCGCCGCCGACGGCACCGCCTTCGCCTTGCGCAGCGAAGCGACCGTACCGCTCCGTCCGGTCGTTCTGTCCGATGGGCGCTGGCAACCGCTTGCCCCCGATGCCGTCGGTGCGTCCTTCCCGTCGGCGCAGCTCGTGACGCCGCAGGCGGTCGTCTTCACGGCCAAGGATGGCCAGCAAGCCCACGCTCAGCTCTTCGTGCCCAAGGACGGCGCGGCAAGCCATCCCGCGATCCTGTTTTTCCACGGCGGGCCGCAGCGCCAGATATATCTCGGCTTCCACCCGATGGGCGCCTACAACTGGACCTATGCGATGAACCAGTATCTTGCCTCGGAGGGCTACATCGTCCTCTCGGTCAACTATCGCGGCGGCATCGGCTATGGCCTGAACTATCGCGAGCCGAAAGATTTCGGACCGGATGGCGGCAGCGAGCTGAACGATCTCCTCGGCGCCGTGACCTATCTGAAATCCCGGACGGATGTCGATGCCAGGCGGATCGGGATCTACGGCGCGAGCTATGGCGGCCTCATGACCGCGCTCGGCCTGGCGCGCGATTCCAAGGAGATCGCCGCGGGCGTCGACTATGCCGGCCTCTACGATTGGGCGGCGTTTCTTTCCGCCATCGGCGCGCCGGTCGACGCGGGCGCGGCGACGCAGAAGGCCGTCGCATCCTCGCCGGTCGCGACGATCGATCAGTGGCATTCGCCGGTGCTGATCGTCCAGGCGGACGACGACCGCAACGTGCCGTCGGAGGAAGCGTCCCATTTGATCGAGGATCTGCGCAGCCACAACATCGCGCATGACGAGATCATGATACCCAACGAGATCCACGACCTGGCGCGATATGGATCGTGGATCGCGCTGTTCCGGGCGACGGATGCCTATTTCCAGGAGCATTTGTCGAACTAG
- a CDS encoding CoA transferase codes for MSAQFDIDGAFADLLGVVHLKPEDTGGAIAFTGEDPILPSNHRLGAIMAMGMMGAAAATQILYRMRGGDGQDLSVDLRRAVAHINPMAFFHPTVNGYPYQTLFVAPSYNPMGFGIYPTKDGRHYLPTAAYPKMIPDWISLLRCDLNEKSVREAISRWNAQDLEDAAAARGMIGSICRTPQEWREHPQGRILAGVPLIEIVKIGDSAPELPKLVNPQRPLSGFKVASFTHVIAGMVVGRTLAEQGAEVLHLARPEYDYDALYQDTSVGTRSTWMDLEKPEHVAVAKKLLGSADVVVENFRHRSISRRGFSAEDLARLRPGIIYASVRAFGWEGPWSDRGGFDMDANCCSGYTVLEGSRDRPRLPPTIVLNDFLAGYLTAMGVLAALVLRARQGGSYHVRTSLARFSMWYSELGVFDPVYVGETIRKPGHQVIPPQGLRLDSPYGPVVRLEPGIAYAKTPAYWEVPGRPALTVRGASEPAWLGY; via the coding sequence ATGAGTGCGCAATTCGATATCGACGGGGCGTTCGCCGATCTGCTCGGTGTCGTGCATCTGAAGCCCGAAGATACCGGCGGTGCGATCGCCTTCACCGGTGAGGATCCGATCCTCCCGAGCAATCACCGCCTGGGCGCCATCATGGCGATGGGGATGATGGGAGCCGCGGCGGCGACCCAGATCCTCTACCGGATGCGCGGCGGCGACGGCCAGGATCTGTCGGTCGATCTGCGCCGCGCGGTGGCGCACATCAACCCGATGGCGTTCTTCCATCCGACGGTCAACGGCTATCCCTATCAGACGTTGTTCGTGGCGCCGTCCTACAATCCGATGGGCTTCGGGATTTATCCGACCAAGGACGGGCGCCACTATCTGCCGACCGCCGCCTATCCCAAGATGATCCCCGACTGGATCAGCCTTCTGCGCTGCGATCTGAACGAGAAGAGCGTTCGCGAGGCGATTTCCCGGTGGAACGCACAGGACCTCGAAGACGCCGCTGCCGCGCGCGGCATGATCGGTTCGATCTGCCGTACGCCGCAGGAATGGCGCGAGCACCCGCAGGGACGCATCCTCGCCGGCGTGCCGCTGATCGAAATCGTCAAGATCGGCGACAGCGCGCCGGAGCTGCCCAAGCTCGTGAACCCGCAACGGCCGTTGTCCGGGTTCAAGGTGGCATCCTTCACCCATGTCATCGCCGGCATGGTGGTCGGGCGGACCTTGGCGGAGCAGGGCGCCGAAGTGCTGCACCTGGCGCGGCCGGAATACGACTACGACGCCCTCTATCAGGATACGTCCGTCGGCACGCGCTCGACATGGATGGATCTGGAAAAACCCGAGCATGTCGCGGTCGCGAAAAAGCTGCTCGGGTCGGCCGATGTGGTGGTCGAGAATTTCCGTCACCGCTCGATCTCGCGCCGCGGCTTTTCGGCGGAAGATCTCGCGCGTCTGCGTCCCGGAATCATCTACGCCTCGGTGCGCGCCTTCGGCTGGGAAGGCCCCTGGTCGGACCGCGGCGGCTTCGACATGGATGCGAATTGCTGCTCGGGCTACACGGTGCTCGAAGGCTCGAGAGACCGTCCGCGGCTGCCGCCGACCATCGTCCTCAACGACTTCCTGGCCGGGTATCTCACCGCGATGGGCGTGCTCGCGGCGCTGGTCCTGCGCGCCAGGCAGGGCGGCAGCTATCACGTGCGCACGTCGCTGGCGCGGTTCTCCATGTGGTATTCGGAGCTTGGCGTCTTCGATCCGGTCTATGTCGGCGAAACGATCCGAAAGCCCGGCCACCAGGTCATCCCGCCGCAAGGCCTGCGTCTGGACAGTCCCTATGGACCCGTCGTCCGGCTCGAACCCGGTATCGCCTATGCCAAGACTCCCGCCTATTGGGAGGTGCCGGGTCGCCCGGCCTTGACGGTCCGCGGCGCCTCCGAACCGGCCTGGTTGGGCTACTGA
- a CDS encoding AraC family transcriptional regulator, giving the protein MGDSGVSAGGGYRHPGDIAGAFGQNLATIFHLRESEQIVTPWPGKDAFAVTRLRSDTGIPDRTTSVPSEPALHISVAILPVELRSYELWIDDKAVPVPYIPAFHTSVMDLQSNPICWVGSGFDYVHFHVPRAGLDEIAHDHGVEPIGDYRFVMCENDIVLAQLARFILPLIGSRDWTESLSLDQFSLILGAHVLKTYAGLRAWRAVARGGLAPWQQRRAAEMIGANLDGSIRLAQLAQACGLSVSHFARSFKKSFGMTTHRWLIERRIDRAKGLLIAANLPLADVAMQAGFSDQAAFTRSFHKIVGDSPGRWRRAAARRWFYGPFEKADGSTGTK; this is encoded by the coding sequence ATGGGCGATAGCGGAGTTTCAGCGGGAGGCGGGTATCGGCACCCGGGCGACATCGCCGGCGCCTTCGGGCAAAATCTCGCCACCATCTTCCATCTTCGCGAGAGCGAGCAAATCGTTACACCCTGGCCGGGCAAAGACGCCTTCGCGGTGACACGGCTTCGCTCGGACACCGGCATCCCCGACCGGACGACCAGCGTGCCGAGCGAGCCGGCGCTTCACATCTCGGTCGCGATCCTGCCGGTCGAGCTGCGCAGCTATGAACTGTGGATCGACGACAAGGCGGTGCCTGTGCCGTACATACCCGCGTTTCACACAAGCGTCATGGACCTGCAGTCCAACCCGATTTGCTGGGTCGGCAGCGGTTTCGACTATGTCCACTTCCACGTTCCGCGTGCCGGGCTGGACGAGATCGCGCACGATCACGGCGTCGAGCCGATCGGGGATTACAGGTTCGTCATGTGCGAGAACGACATCGTGCTGGCGCAGCTCGCGCGTTTCATCCTGCCGCTCATAGGCTCGCGGGACTGGACGGAGTCGTTGTCGCTCGATCAGTTCAGCCTGATTCTCGGCGCGCATGTGCTGAAAACCTACGCCGGCCTTCGGGCGTGGCGGGCGGTTGCGCGAGGTGGGCTGGCACCCTGGCAGCAAAGGCGGGCGGCGGAGATGATTGGGGCAAACCTGGACGGGTCGATACGCCTTGCCCAGTTGGCGCAGGCGTGCGGGCTCTCGGTGAGCCATTTCGCCCGCTCGTTCAAGAAGAGCTTCGGAATGACGACGCATCGCTGGCTGATCGAACGGCGCATCGATCGCGCCAAGGGGCTTCTGATCGCGGCGAACCTGCCTCTCGCCGATGTCGCGATGCAAGCGGGTTTCTCCGATCAGGCCGCGTTCACGCGAAGCTTCCATAAGATTGTGGGAGACAGCCCCGGCCGATGGCGCCGCGCGGCTGCCCGGCGCTGGTTCTATGGTCCCTTCGAGAAGGCCGATGGCTCAACCGGGACGAAGTAA
- a CDS encoding CoA transferase: MASQPEPNSPGQLQRKAFDAVAGALPFVLDWSRVTVEPGLSYTRSPIKAHDYAAGIMAAYGCVVERLGVMRGLAAQRMTLNRRRCGLLLNSGQMQFLNGYGMLMDTWPIGPDNGTYRTKDGRYITIIGLHPHLRDGLLDYFRCQNSAKAIQASAEKKDARQIEDELAVLNLPAGIVRTAQEWRSHPQGAATVKRSMVDLEHSGNAHGRKLGKAKHRPLEGVRVVELANLVAGPTIGRLLAEQGAEVIKIQPPIADLVMALWLDTGWGKKTMLLDIKSRFGKHRLAALLAGADVLISSQRRGALDHIGFDRASLQALNPNLVYTSVAYCAAGTPWQGRRGFEQIAQSVSGMMDANSDGLPDPTVISVLLNDYLTGYIGAIGTIAALSEREVKGGFWNVEAALSRCATMATEFVQPREAEQYAPLTMRDMMEHGVDQPSPHGTFTRLAPAVAFSHTPSMLHGAPGIPNSHPDTIGWTGTTGDAPPEVPHYSSRLAREGGLRNLISSHGIEDRGDGGGGLSLASRRLMEFVIASRA; the protein is encoded by the coding sequence GTGGCTTCTCAGCCGGAGCCAAATTCGCCCGGGCAATTGCAGCGCAAGGCGTTCGATGCCGTCGCCGGCGCGCTCCCCTTTGTCCTGGACTGGAGCAGAGTGACGGTCGAGCCGGGACTCTCCTACACCCGCAGCCCGATAAAAGCGCATGACTACGCTGCCGGCATCATGGCGGCCTATGGCTGTGTGGTGGAGCGGTTGGGCGTCATGCGTGGGCTGGCCGCCCAAAGGATGACGCTGAACCGGCGCCGTTGCGGTCTTCTCCTGAATTCCGGGCAGATGCAGTTTCTCAACGGCTACGGCATGTTGATGGATACGTGGCCGATCGGTCCCGACAATGGCACATACCGGACGAAGGACGGCCGCTACATAACGATAATCGGATTGCATCCGCATCTTCGCGATGGGCTGCTCGATTATTTCCGGTGTCAGAATTCCGCCAAGGCGATTCAGGCGTCGGCGGAGAAGAAAGATGCCCGGCAGATTGAGGACGAACTCGCGGTCCTGAATCTTCCGGCTGGAATCGTGCGGACTGCGCAGGAGTGGCGGAGCCATCCTCAGGGCGCAGCCACCGTCAAGCGATCGATGGTCGATCTTGAGCATTCGGGAAATGCCCATGGGCGAAAGCTCGGGAAAGCGAAGCACCGCCCTCTCGAAGGTGTTCGGGTCGTCGAACTGGCGAATCTTGTCGCGGGACCGACGATCGGACGGCTTCTGGCGGAGCAGGGCGCGGAGGTCATCAAGATCCAGCCTCCGATTGCGGACTTGGTCATGGCCCTGTGGCTCGATACGGGCTGGGGCAAGAAGACGATGCTGCTGGACATCAAAAGCCGTTTCGGCAAGCACAGGCTCGCGGCGCTTCTCGCCGGCGCGGACGTGCTGATAAGCAGCCAGCGGCGCGGCGCGCTCGACCATATCGGCTTCGATCGGGCATCGCTCCAGGCGCTCAATCCCAACCTTGTCTACACAAGCGTCGCCTACTGTGCGGCCGGCACGCCCTGGCAGGGCAGGCGCGGCTTTGAACAGATCGCGCAGTCGGTCAGCGGCATGATGGATGCCAATTCCGACGGTCTGCCGGATCCCACGGTGATCTCGGTCCTGCTCAACGATTATCTCACCGGCTATATCGGGGCGATCGGGACGATCGCGGCGCTCAGCGAGCGGGAGGTGAAGGGCGGCTTCTGGAACGTCGAGGCCGCATTGTCGCGCTGTGCCACAATGGCGACGGAGTTCGTGCAGCCGAGGGAGGCCGAACAATATGCCCCGCTCACGATGCGCGACATGATGGAGCATGGCGTGGACCAGCCGTCACCGCACGGCACCTTCACCAGGCTCGCGCCGGCCGTCGCGTTCAGCCATACGCCTTCGATGCTGCATGGCGCGCCGGGGATTCCCAATTCCCACCCGGACACGATCGGTTGGACCGGGACGACAGGCGATGCGCCGCCCGAGGTGCCGCATTACAGCTCGCGGCTGGCCCGAGAGGGTGGATTGCGGAACCTGATTTCGTCACACGGGATCGAAGACCGCGGCGACGGCGGTGGCGGTCTCAGCCTCGCGTCGCGTCGATTGATGGAATTTGTGATCGCGAGCCGCGCATGA
- a CDS encoding AraC family transcriptional regulator: MALEAPPVVATRPLGTSLVHFAQMSSLRDDHGMLPTPVDDAFLLTVEMMALPAVNVWVNGRHQLKSAQPVGNFTLVNLNVETVLEMNMPFDSVELYIPRSVLNSVAAEQGIPEITALDVDFLTSTEDPVVCSLAHCLLPAFASPERASRLFMDHVAMAALSHLTQNYAGFPVPRRVARGGLAPWQAKRAKDILSAHICGDISIEELAGQCGLSRSHFARAFRKSTGKPPHRWLMELRLARARDLLVNSTLSLGEIAERCGFVDQSHFTRSFSAAMGVVPSAWRRLRRS, translated from the coding sequence ATGGCCCTGGAGGCGCCGCCGGTCGTCGCGACCCGCCCGCTGGGTACGTCGCTCGTGCATTTCGCGCAGATGTCGTCCTTGCGGGACGATCACGGCATGTTGCCCACGCCGGTCGACGACGCCTTCCTGCTGACGGTGGAGATGATGGCGCTTCCCGCGGTCAATGTGTGGGTCAATGGCAGGCATCAACTCAAAAGCGCGCAGCCTGTCGGCAATTTCACGCTCGTGAACTTGAATGTCGAAACCGTGCTTGAGATGAACATGCCGTTCGACAGCGTGGAACTGTACATCCCGCGATCGGTGTTGAACTCCGTGGCGGCGGAGCAGGGCATTCCGGAGATCACCGCCCTCGACGTCGATTTTCTGACGTCGACCGAGGATCCCGTCGTATGCAGCTTGGCGCACTGCCTGCTGCCGGCGTTCGCCTCTCCCGAGCGTGCGAGCCGGCTTTTCATGGACCACGTCGCCATGGCGGCGTTGAGCCATCTGACCCAAAACTATGCCGGCTTTCCGGTGCCGCGCCGGGTGGCGCGCGGCGGGTTGGCGCCCTGGCAAGCCAAACGAGCCAAAGACATCCTCTCCGCTCACATCTGCGGCGACATCTCGATTGAAGAACTGGCAGGCCAATGCGGGCTTTCGCGCAGCCATTTCGCCCGGGCCTTCAGGAAATCGACCGGCAAGCCGCCGCACCGTTGGCTCATGGAATTGCGCCTCGCGCGGGCGCGCGACCTGTTGGTGAATTCCACTCTTTCGCTCGGAGAAATCGCCGAACGATGCGGCTTCGTCGACCAGAGCCATTTCACCCGCTCCTTTTCCGCAGCCATGGGCGTCGTGCCGAGCGCGTGGCGCCGACTGCGGCGGTCGTGA